The following coding sequences are from one Panicum hallii strain FIL2 chromosome 5, PHallii_v3.1, whole genome shotgun sequence window:
- the LOC112891954 gene encoding uncharacterized protein LOC112891954, producing the protein MGSLENGAAAAAAGSCKRGLAPAPQPLRAGSARRVRARSRLARFLLFEKVDYLQWIAASAAFFFVAIVFVAFLPGSGVVERPRLMLPSRRAGPGRGGGEHPSLPRVDFGLVGREAGVAFEPTRLREKWARERREEARSLAELGTPVRRLGVRKPRLAMVFGDLYPSAMQLQMVSVASVLEAMGYEMKVFSLEDGPCGNIWRAIGAPVSILPEEANQPNSVDWLHYDGILVNSIEARPVFSSLLHEPFKSVPVIWTVHEYSLAHRIEEYNASGMIQIIDAWKEVFSRANVIVFPNYILPVMYAAFDSGNYFIVPGSPSEVFQADNFIANHSHQDARISLGLSTKDFVIAIVGTPFSYGENLMEETLVLQAIGPLLQQYHSENSTESELKVKIFTGNKTEKHKMVLESAALSVGFPRGAVEHVAAGDKHDLLHTADLVIYGSCLEEQSFPSVLVQAMSLEKLVIAPDLAIVRKHIDDGVNGLLFPKKNIGMLTQVLLRAVSNGKVSVSGQKIASVGKAYAKNLMASETIEGYAELLENVIKFPTDALSPLTAGEIPLALKQEWKWHLFEDVKHLHHVNGSLSGYKILQKLEQEWHSNLMERPPVGTSKNSEAFSAIAWEEQRANEVMDIKRKMEEDELKDRNDQLHGTWEEVYRNVKRVERLKNELHERDDKELERTGQPLCIYEPFFGEGTWPFLHQSSLYRGVGLSSKGRRPGADDIDASSRLPLLNNVYYRDILGEFGAFFALANRIDRIHKNSWIGFQSWRVTARKENLSENAESAILEAIQSQKHGDAFYFWVRMDQDPRNHANKDFWSFCDAINAGNCRLAFSEAFQRMYGVQLDHELDSLLHMPSDGDTWSVMQSWVLPTRSFLEFVMFSRMFVDALDAQMYDKHHRTGHCILSLHKDQHCYCRLLEVIVNVWAFHSARRMVYVNPETGVMQEQHQLSGRKGQMSVQWFSYATLKSMDEELAEEFDSDHPDRRWLWPQTGEVFWQGLYERERTMRQQEKERRKQQSRDKIQRIKKRARQKTLGKYIKPPPEDIGASNHTMTVDL; encoded by the exons ATGGGCTCCCTGGAGAACGGggccgctgcggcggcggcggggagctgcAAGCGCGGGCTGGCCCCGGCGCCGCAGCCGCTGCGGGCGGGCAGCGCGCGGAGGGTGCGGGCGAGATCCAGGCTCGCGCGCTTCCTGCTGTTCGAGAAGGTGGACTACCTCCAGTggatcgccgcctccgccgccttctTCTTCGTCGCCATCGTCTTCGTCGCCTTCCTCCCGGGGTCGGGCGTCGTCGAGCGGCCCAGGCTGATGCTCCCCTCTCGCCGCGCGGGGcctgggcgcggcgggggcgagcACCCCTCGCTGCCCCGCGTCGACTTTGGACTCGtggggcgggaggcgggcgtGGCGTTCGAGCCGACCAGGCTGAGGGAGAAGTGGGCGAGGGAGCGGAGGGAGGAGGCCCGGAGCTTGGCGGAGCTCGGGACGCCCGTCAGGAGGCTAGGGGTACGGAAGCCGCGCCTTGCCATG GTGTTTGGTGACTTGTATCCCAGCGCAATGCAGCTTCAGATGGTTAGCGTCGCCTCGGTGCTGGAGGCTATGGGCTACGAAATGAAG GTTTTCTCACTTGAGGATGGCCCTTGTGGTAATATTTGGAGAGCCATTGGAGCGCCAGTGAGCATTTTACCTGAGGAAGCAAACCAACCTAATTCTGTAGATTGGTTACA CTATGATGGCATACTTGTGAATTCTATTGAGGCAAGACCAGTATTCTCAAG TCTTCTGCACGAGCCTTTCAAATCCGTACCTGTCATTTGGACTGTGCATGAATATTCTCTTGCTCATCGTATTGAAGAATATAATGCGAGTGGAATGATTCAGATCATAGATGCTTGGAAAGAAGTCTTCAGCAGGGCAAATGTTATAGTTTTCCCAAACTATATATTACCG GTGATGTATGCTGCATTTGATTCTGGTAACTATTTCATTGTTCCAGGTTCTCCCTCAGAAGTATTTCAGGCTGATAACTTTATTGCCAACCATTCCCACCAAGATGCGAGGATCAGCTTGGGCTTGAGCACCAAAGACTTTGTAATTGCAATTGTTGGTACTCCATTTTCATATGGTGAGAATTTGATGGAAGAGACGCTTGTCTTGCAAGCAATAGGTCCTCTGTTACAGCAATATCACTCCGAGAATAGCACAGAATCTGAACTGAAAGTGAAGATCTTCACTGGAAACAAAACTGAGAAGCATAAGATGGTCCTTGAG TCTGCTGCTCTGAGTGTTGGCTTCCCAAGAGGTGCAGTGGAGCATGTTGCTGCTGGTGACAAGCACGACCTCCTTCATACAGCTGACCTTGTTATATATGGTTCCTGTCTCGAGGAGCAATCATTCCCCAGTGTGCTAGTCCAAGCTATGAGTCTTGAGAAGCTAGTTATAGCTCCTGACCTTGCAATTGTTAGAAAACAT ATTGATGATGGGGTAAACGGGCTTCTTTTTCCAAAGAAGAATATTGGCATGTTAACTCAAGTCCTACTTCGAGCAGTGTCGAATGGTAAAGTGTCTGTTTCAGGGCAAAAAATTGCATCAGTTGGAAAGGCCTATGCCAAGAACCTTATGGCTTCTGAGACCATTGAGGGCTATGCTGAGCTTCTGGAAAATGTTATCAAGTTCCCCACTGATGCACTAAGCCCTTTAACCGCTGGTGAGATACCTTTAGCTCTGAAACAAGAGTGGAAATGGCACCTATTTGAGGATGTGAAGCATTTACACCATGTTAATGGGAGTTTGTCTGGCTACAAGATACTCCAGAAACTAGAGCAGGAGTGGCATAGCAACCTAATGGAACGCCCTCCTGTTGGTACATCGAAGAATAGTGAAGCATTCTCTGCAATTGCCTGGGAGGAACAGAGAGCAAATGAAGTTATGGATATCAAAAGAAAAATGGAAGAAGATGAG TTGAAGGACAGGAATGACCAACTTCATGGAACATGGGAGGAGGTGTACAGAAATGTCAAAAGGGTAGAGAGGTTAaagaatgaattgcatgaaagagaCGACAAGGAGCTTGAGCGGACAGGTCAGCCGCTTTGTATATATGAGCCTTTCTTTGGGGAGGGGACCTGGCCCTTTCTGCACCAAAGCTCTCTTTATCGTGGAGTTGGCCTG TCTTCAAAAGGTCGAAGACCAGGAGCGGATGATATTGATGCCTCTTCTCGCCTTCCACTTCTCAACAATGTTTACTATAGAGATATTCTTGGTGAATTTGGAGCTTTCTTTGCTCTTGCCAACAGAATTGACCGTATACATAAAAATTCTTGGATAGGGTTTCAGTCCTGGAGAGTAACAGCGAGAAAG GAAAACTTATCAGAGAATGCTGAATCTGCAATTTTAGAAGCCATTCAATCTCAAAAGCATGGAGATGCCTTTTATTTTTGGGTTCGGATGGATCAAGATCCAAGGAACCATGCTAATAAAGATTTTTGGTCCTTCTGTGATGCAATCAATGCTGGGAACTGCAG GTTAGCATTTTCGGAGGCCTTCCAAAGGATGTATGGTGTTCAGCTTGATCATGAACTGGATTCTCTGCTACATATGCCTAGTGATGGAGACACTTGGTCTGTGATGCAAAGTTGGGTTTTGCCTACACGGTCATTCCTAGAATTTGTTATGTTTTCAAG AATGTTTGTTGATGCACTGGATGCACAAATGTATGACAAACACCATCGAACTGGTCATTGCATCTTGAGTCTTCACAAG GACCAGCACTGCTACTGTCGTCTTCTGGAGGTGATTGTGAATGTTTGGGCATTCCACAGTGCGCGGCGGATGGTTTATGTCAATCCTGAGACTGGTGTAATGCAGGAGCAGCACCAGCTCAGTGGCAGGAAAGGTCAGATGTCAGTCCAGTGGTTCTCCTACGCCACTCTGAAGAGCATGGATGAGGAGTTGGCAGAAGAGTTCGACTCAGACCACCCAGACAGGAGGTGGCTCTGGCCACAAACTGGAGAAGTCTTCTGGCAAGGTCTCTATGAGAGGGAGCGGACCATGCGGCAACAGGAAAAGGAGCGCCGGAAGCAGCAGAGCAGAGACAAGATCCAGAGAATCAAGAAGAGAGCTCGGCAAAAGACGCTGGGCAAGTATATAAAGCCACCACCTGAGGATATCGGTGCCTCGAACCATACGATGACGGTAGATTTGTAG
- the LOC112893300 gene encoding uncharacterized protein LOC112893300, with product MSRKRHDLGRADGSGAGRHGSSSSSSKAFVWDTGSSLYDSYELAAVRRLLDGRLLAAGASVLPLPDEPPAAAEPGGENKQIVVAARARSRKVTLRALFRAVATWAARPRQAPLACACAGKVHGQGGAVVEPDVPSHGQL from the coding sequence ATGTCTCGGAAGCGCCATGATCTGGGGAGAGCGGACGGCAGCGGCGCCGGCAGgcacggcagcagcagcagcagcagcaaggcgTTCGTGTGGGACACGGGGAGCTCGCTGTACGACTCCTACGAGCTGGCCGCCGTGCGCCGGCTCCTCGACGggcgcctcctcgccgccggagcCAGCGTCCTCCCTCTCCCCgacgagccgcccgccgcggcagAGCCGGGGGGCGAGAACAAGCAGATCGTCGTGGCGGCCAGAGCCCGGAGCAGGAAGGTGACGCTGCGGGCGCTCTTCAGAGCCGTGGCCACCTGGGCGGCAcggccgaggcaggcgccgctCGCCTGCGCCTGCGCTGGTAAGGTGCATGGTCAGGGTGGTGCCGTGGTCGAGCCGGATGTGCCGTCGCATGGCCAACTTTGA
- the LOC112893299 gene encoding jasmonic acid-amido synthetase JAR1-like, with the protein MTICSSDEIIDEFELLTRDAGRVQQDTLRKILELNADSEYLNRFNLERRTDSKSFKSCIPLCVHSDIESYIQRIADGDNTLVLTGKPITSLSVSSGTTQGKPKLLPFNDELLESTIQIFRTSYAFRNREYPIGNGKSLQFVYGSKQVFTQGGILATTATTNLYRSSRFKEAMKDIMSQCCSPDEVIFGPDFHQSLYCHLLCGLIYSDEVQFVFSPFAHSLVHAFHTLEEVWEDLCADIRNGVLSKRITTPSIRQAVSKILRPNPELASSIYNKCRNLSSWYGVIPALWPNAKYIYGIMTGSMEPYLKKLRYYAGHLPLMSADYGASEGWVGSNVNPTLLPEEVTYAVLPNIAYFEFIPLEKPKGEEMENSSSIHYIESEPVGLTEVEVGKIYEVVITNFAGLFRYRLGDIVKIAGFHNSTPELQFICRRSLVLSINIDKNTEKDLQLAIEEAEKLLAEEKLEVVDFTSLVDRSSDPGHYVIFLELSSGNASEEVLNSCANSLDLAFVDAGYVGSRKIKTIGALELRVLRKGTFGQVMNHYLSLGGAVSQFKTPRFVSQSNSKVLQILNRNVTQSYFSTAYGF; encoded by the exons ATGACAATATGCAGCAGTGATGAGATCATTGATGAGTTTGAGTTGCTAACGCGTGATGCTGGGCGCGTGCAGCAGGATACGCTGAGAAAGATTCTTGAACTTAATGCTGATTCTGAATATCTGAATCGCTTCAATCTTGAAAGGAGAACAGATTCCAAGAGCTTCAAATCCTGCATTCCCCTATGTGTGCATAGTGACATAGAGTCCTACATCCAACGGATAGCTGATGGAGACAACACACTGGTGCTAACTGGGAAGCCCATCACTTCTCTCTCCGTAAG TTCTGGTACAACACAGGGAAAACCCAAGTTGTTGCCATTCAATGACGAATTGCTTGAGAGTACAATTCAAATATTCCGAACCTCATATGCTTTTAGAAACCG TGAATATCCTATTGGTAATGGAAAATCGTTGCAGTTTGTTTATGGGAGCAAGCAAGTCTTTACCCAAGGGGGCATTCTTGCTACAACTGCGACGACAAATCTGTACAGGAGTTCGCGTTTCAAGGAAGCCATGAAGGATATCATGTCTCAATGCTGCAGTCCTGATGAAGTCATCTTTGGTCCCGACTTCCATCAGTCTTTATACTGCCATCTATTATGTGGATTGATCTATTCAGATGAAGTTCAGTTTGTTTTCTCACCATTTGCACACAGCCTTGTccatgcatttcataccctcGAGGAGGTATGGGAAGATCTATGTGCTGATATAAGAAATGGTGTTCTCTCAAAGCGAATTACCACACCATCTATCCGTCAAGCTGTTTCGAAAATCTTGAGGCCAAATCCTGAGCTTGCTAGCTCGATTTACAATAAGTGCCGGAATTTGAGTAGTTGGTATGGGGTAATCCCAGCACTGTGGCCAAATGCGAAGTACATCTATGGCATCATGACAGGGTCCATGGAGCCATACCTAAAGAAATTGAGATATTATGCTGGACACTTACCACTGATGAGTGCTGACTACGGTGCATCTGAAGGATGGGTTGGCTCTAATGTAAACCCAACCCTGCTGCCTGAGGAGGTGACATACGCCGTTCTTCCAAATATTGCTTATTTTGAGTTCATTCCTCTGGAAAAACCGAAAGGGGAAGAAATGGAGAACAGTTCCTCTATTCACTACATAGAGTCAGAGCCTGTAGGCTTAACTGAAGTTGAGGTTGGCAAAATCTACGAAGTTGTAATAACCAACTTTGCAG GTCTATTTCGATACAGGCTGGGAGATATTGTGAAGATAGCAGGCTTCCACAACTCGACACCAGAGCTCCAGTTCATCTGCCGCAGAAGCCTAGTGCTGAGCATCAACATCGACAAGAACACAGAGAAAGACCTGCAGCTGGCCATCGAAGAGGCAGAGAAGCTCTTGGCCGAAGAGAAGCTCGAGGTGGTGGACTTCACGAGCCTCGTGGACAGATCAAGCGACCCAGGGCACTACGTCATCTTCTTGGAGCTGAGCTCCGGTAACGCCAGCGAGGAGGTCCTGAACAGCTGCGCGAACAGCTTGGACCTGGCCTTTGTGGACGCGGGGTACGTCGGCTCAAGGAAGATCAAGACCATCGGCGCCCTCGAGCTCCGGGTCCTCCGGAAGGGCACCTTTGGGCAGGTCATGAACCACTACCTGAGCCTCGGTGGCGCCGTGAGCCAGTTCAAGACGCCGCGGTTCGTGAGCCAGTCCAACAGCAAGGTGCTGCAGATACTGAACAGGAACGTCACCCAGAGCTACTTCAGCACTGCATATGGGTTCTGA
- the LOC112891638 gene encoding myosin IC heavy chain — protein sequence MDRFRPLMRIQVEPEPAQPPAPAAGAGGDAARDESPAPAAGLLMGAKVRRRAAVYRDCKGDYIGVPNDPCLTKILSKQGDNKVLFADKVLKFTQSGKMKRRILVITDFALYLVDPDADILKRRIALAAVDKLCISNLSDNFFAIIVPTEYDCLMASTRKKEIVNVIVKAIKSTSEFEPEVAFSNRFEYHAAAEVTKVVEFEDVDGSIKTRITN from the exons ATGGACCGGTTCCGGCCGCTCATGCGGATCCAGGTGGAGCCCGAGCCAGCgcagccgccggcgccggctgcGGGAGCTGGCGGGGACGCGGCGCGGGATGAGTCTCCGGCGCCCGCGGCGGGGCTGCTCATGGGGGCCAAGGTGAGGCGCCGCGCGGCGGTGTACCGCGACTGCAAGGGCGACTACATCGGCGTCCCCAACGATCCCTGCCTCACCAAGATCCTCTCCAAGCAAG GGGACAACAAAGTTCTGTTTGCAGACAAGGTATTGAAGTTCACTCAATCAGGAAAGATGAAAAGGCGCATCCTGGTGATCACAGACTTTGCTCTATACCTTGTTGATCCCGATGCCGATATATTGAAGAGGAGGATAGCACTTGCAGCCGTGGATAAGCTATGCATTAGCAACCTCAGTGATAACTTCTTTGCGATCATTGTGCCGACTGAGTATGATTGTTTAATGGCCAGCACTAGAAAGAAGGAAATTGTTAATGTCATAGTTAAGGCTATCAAGAGCACATCTGAGTTTGAACCTGAAGTGGCTTTCTCTAACAG GTTTGAGTATCATGCAGCTGCGGAAGTGACTAAGGTGGTCGAATTTGAGGATGTTGACG GGAGCATTAAAACCAGGATCACGAACTAG
- the LOC112893297 gene encoding mitogen-activated protein kinase kinase kinase 7-like encodes MEQLRQLGEAVGSISALMAFESELLVNPRQCRLLADACAAAFAAVTGEVRASLRFEERGAKWRAVQAPLRELHRAFRDAEGYVRQCLDPRGGGGWWARAAAVAHGTECVEQHLHAILWCVAVAVEAVEAAAEIAGSDADEIARRRTLLAKKYDRDMVEPRLFQSAYGKLYLVSQELVARMDMAWKEDRWLLSQLLDEMKSPAAPKPLTKTEQRLADVLTAPRGKLHPASILLSGDYNVRRRLGGRLKEAQWMGESFAVKHFIGDAAAEVAMLSSVAHPNVAHAAHCFRDEDRKEYFVVMDQLMAKDLGSYVKEMSCPRRRIPFPLVVAVDIMLQIARGMEYLHAKKIYHGELNPSNVLVKPRQPEGYVHVKVAGFERSGTVTAGAKAAANGNANANATGGGDNTCIWHAPEVLEKESGDPAARRTEKADVYSFAMICFELLTGKVPFEDNHLQGDKTSKNIRAGERPLFPFQAPKYLVALTKRCWHADPAQRPTFASVCRVLRYVKRFLVMNPDQQQGQADAPPAAPPADYLDIEAQLLRRIPAWQRGEGTAARVADVPFQMFAYRAVEREKIPGAHAGRDRAWDSGSEGNSLCGEENGGGATTPDDASTVSGGTVRSRPDSSDGKKTPVTKADGKAQPRQTGSQQKVKPASAVKPPLTARKTLGVKPDVPARRPTSGHASD; translated from the exons ATGGAGCAGCTCCGGCAGCTTGGCGAGGCGGTGGGGAGCATCAGCGCGCTCATGGCGTTCGAGTCAGAGCTCCTCGTCAACCCGCGGCAGTGCCGCCTCCTGGCCGACGCGTGCGCGGCCGCGTTCGCCGCCGTCACGGGCGAGGTGCGCGCGAGCCTCCGCTTCGAGGAGCGAGGCGCCAAGTGGCGCGCCGTCCAGGCCCCGCTCCGCGAGCTCCACCGCGCGTTCCGCGACGCCGAGGGCTACGTCCGCCAGTGCCTGGacccgcgcggcggcggcggctggtggGCGCGCGCTGCGGCGGTGGCGCACGGCACCGAGTGCGTGGAGCAGCACCTCCACGCCATCCTCTGGTGCGTCGCCGTCGCGGTCGAGGCCGTCGAGGCCGCCGCGGAGATCGCCGGCTCCGACGCCGATGAGATCGCGCGGAGGCGGACGTTGCTCGCCAAGAAGTACGACAGGGACATGGTGGAGCCCAGGCTGTTCCAGAGCGCGTACGGCAAGCTGTATCTGGTGTCCCAGGAGCTCGTTGCGCGGATGGACATGGCGTGGAAGGAGGACAGGTGGCTGCTGTCGCAGCTGCTCGACGAGATGAAGTCCCCAGCGGCGCCGAAGCCCCTGACGAAGACCGAGCAGCGGCTCGCCGACGTCCTCACCGCGCCGCGGGGGAAGCTGCACCCGGCGTCCATCCTGCTCAGCGGCGACTACAACGTGCGGAGGCGCCTCGGCGGCCGCCTCAAGGAGGCGCAGTGGATGGGGGAGAGCTTCGCGGTGAAGCATTTCATCGGGGACGCCGCGGCCGAGGTCGCGATGCTCTCGTCGGTGGCGCACCCGAACGTGGCGCACGCCGCGCACTGCTTCCGCGACGAGGACAGGAAGGAGTACTTCGTGGTCATGGACCAGCTCatggccaaggacctcgggagCTACGTCAAGGAGATGAGCTGCCCGCGGCGGCGGATCCCGTTCCccctcgtcgtcgccgtcgacatCATGCTGCAGATTGCGCGCGGGATGGAGTACCTGCACGCCAAGAAGATCTACCACGGCGAGCTGAACCCGTCCAACGTGCTCGTGAAGCCGCGGCAGCCCGAGGGGTACGTGCACGTCAAGGTCGCCGGGTTTGAGCGGTCGGGCACCGTCACAGCCGGCGCGAAGGCAGCTGCCAACGGCAACGCCAATGCCAACgcgaccggcggcggcgacaaCACGTGCATCTGGCACGCGCCGGAGGTGCTCGAGAAGGAGAGCGGCGATCCCGCCGCCAGGCGCACCGAGAAGGCGGACGTGTACAGCTTCGCCATGATCTGCTTCGAGCTGCTGACCGGCAAGGTCCCGTTCGAGGACAACCACCTGCAGGGCGACAAGACGAGCAAGAACATCCGCGCCGGCGAGCGGCCGCTGTTCCCGTTCCAGGCGCCCAAGTACCTCGTCGCCCTGACGAAGCGGTGCTGGCACGCCGACCCGGCGCAGCGCCCGACGTTCGCTTCCGTCTGCCGCGTCCTCCGGTACGTGAAGCGGTTCCTGGTCATGAACCCGGACCAGCAGCAGGGCCAGGCCGacgcgccgccagccgcgccgcccgccgactACCTCGACATCGAGGCGCAGCTGCTGAGGCGGATCCCGGCGTGGCAGCGTGGCGAGGGCACGGCGGCGCGTGTCGCGGACGTGCCGTTCCAGATGTTCGCGTACAGGGCCGTGGAGAGGGAGAAGATCCCCGGCGCGCACGCCGGCAGGGACAGGGCCTGGGACTCCGGCAGCGAGGGGAACTCGCTGTGCGGCGAGGAGAACGGGGGCGGGGCAACCACGCCGGACGACGCGTCCACGGTCTCCGGCGGCACCGTGCGGTCGCGCCCGGACAGCAGCGACGGCAAGAAGACGCCGGTCACGAAGGCGGACGGCAAGGCGCAGCCCAGACAAACAG GATCTCAGCAGAAGGTGAAGCCAGCGAGCGCGGTGAAGCCTCCGCTGACGGCAAGGAAAACGCTCGGCGTGAAGCCTGACGTTCCGGCGCGGCGGCCGACGTCCGGGCACGCCTCGGACTAG